Proteins co-encoded in one Juglans regia cultivar Chandler chromosome 16, Walnut 2.0, whole genome shotgun sequence genomic window:
- the LOC108999392 gene encoding type IV inositol polyphosphate 5-phosphatase 9 has translation MSGMHGEIMWPILIANKILKKRLGSSNFVTDFPNNSTETFLEIPSSEQSSISPKTIFNHQKHVHKVFVGTWNVGGVAPHDDLNIVDLIDSCNTSCDIYVFGFQEIVPLKASNVLGSENSKISMKWNSLIREALNMKTRFRDKEQHDDHDLQKMQSQCAVENIGKTMESGVPQDFQCIVSKQMVGILISVWVRRSLRPFIRHPSVSCVGCGVMGCLGNKGAVSVRFRLHETSFCFVCIHLASGGREGDEKYRNSNVAEILSRTSFPRGPSLDLPRKILDHDMVIFLGDLNYRISLPEATTRLLAEREEWNALLDNDQLRMELMDGQVFHDWHEGTIKFAPTYKYYPNSDIYYGSHEGKRGEKRRAPAWCDRIIWYGNGLKQHIYTRGDQLKMSDHRPVIAMFTAEVAVLRSLKGFHSFFLSDRFEPITNHCAVSSADDILCKGRSSFQM, from the exons ATGTCAGGAATGCATGGAGAA ATCATGTGGCCTATATTAATAGCCAACAAGATCCTCAAGAAGAGATTGGGAAGCAGCAATTTTGTCACAGATTTTCCGAACAATAGTACGGAAACCTTTCTGGAAATTCCGAGCTCTGAGCAATCATCCATAAGCCCTAAGACCATctttaatcatcaaaagcatgTTCACAA GGTATTCGTTGGTACTTGGAACGTTGGCGGGGTTGCACCACATGATGATTTGAATATAGTAGATTTGATCGATTCATGCAACACTTCCTGTGACATTTATGTTTTTGG GTTTCAAGAAATCGTGCCTCTGAAAGCGTCAAATGTATTAGGATCAGAGAATAGTAAAATATCAATGAAATGGAATTCCTTGATTAGAGAAGCCCTCAACATGAAAACACGCTTCCGGGACAAAGAacaacatgatgatcatgatctacaAAAAATGCAAAGTCAATGTGCTGTAGAAAATATTGGAAAGACAATGGAAAGCGGCGTTCCACAAGACTTCCAGTGTATCGTAAGTAAGCAAATGGTTGGGATACTTATATCAGTTTGGGTTCGAAGAAGTCTTCGTCCGTTCATCCGGCATCCAAGTGTCTCTTGTGTAGGCTGCGGCGTCATGGGCTGCCTTGGGAATAAG GGTGCCGTGTCTGTTAGATTTCGGCTACATGAAACAAGCTTCTGCTTTGTATGCATTCATCTCGCTTCAGGGGGTAGAGAAGGAGATGAAAAGTATAGAAACTCTAATGTAGCTGAAATATTATCTCGGACAAGCTTCCCTAGAGGCCCTTCACTTGATTTGCCGCGAAAGATTCTTGATCATGA CATGGTTATCTTTCTTGGGGACTTGAATTATAGAATTTCTCTACCAGAAGCAACAACAAGATTATTAGCAGAAAGAGAAGAATGGAATGCGTTACTAGACAATGATCAG CTGAGGATGGAGCTCATGGATGGCCAAGTATTCCACGATTGGCATGAAGGAACGATTAAATTTGCTCCCACTTACAAATATTATCCGAATTCTGATATATATTATGGAAGTCATGAAGGCAAAAGGGGCGAAAAAAGACGTGCTCCTGCATG GTGTGATCGGATAATTTGGTATGGAAACGGTTTAAAGCAGCACATATACACAAGGGGTGATCAACTAAAGATGTCTGATCATAGACCTGTCATCGCAATGTTTACAGCAGAAGTTGCGGTTTTGCGAAGTTTGAAAGGATTCCACAGTTTCTTTCTATCCGACAGGTTTGAACCAATTACAAACCACTGTGCGGTTTCCTCAGCTGACGATATTTTATGTAAAGGCAGATCAAGTTTCCAAATGTAA